The following proteins come from a genomic window of Diorhabda carinulata isolate Delta chromosome X, icDioCari1.1, whole genome shotgun sequence:
- the LOC130902188 gene encoding CDGSH iron-sulfur domain-containing protein 2 homolog: protein MQPFAYIFKEALPVYLTNLPIPDSLGGWFRLGFKDFLALVPPTAAVAGLTYMSYLAFCPKGRCGAGSCDQKGNLVNPSILKKSDKVVDSVDVEDIAEKAVFCRCWRSKNWPYCDGSHNGHNKREGDNVGPLIISKK from the exons ATGCAGCCTTTTGCGTATATATTTAAAGAAGCTCTTCCAgtttatttaactaatttacCTATTCCAGATTCGTTAGGAGGATGGTTTAGGTTAGGAT tTAAAGACTTTTTGGCTCTCGTCCCTCCTACAGCTGCAGTTGCTGGTCTTACTTATATGTCATATTTAGCATTCTGTCCTAAAGGCAGATGTGGTGCTGGCTCTTGTGATCAAAAAGGAAATTTGGTAAATCCTTCTATTCTAAAAAAGAGTGATAAAGTTGTAGATTCTGTAGATGTAGAAGATATTGCTGAAAAGGCAGTATTCTGTAGATGCTGGAGAAGTAAAAAT TGGCCTTACTGTGATGGCAGCCACAATGGCCACAACAAACGAGAAGGAGACAACGTTGGACCTTTGATCATAAGCAAGAAATGA